Proteins from a single region of Coregonus clupeaformis isolate EN_2021a chromosome 35, ASM2061545v1, whole genome shotgun sequence:
- the LOC123482572 gene encoding LOW QUALITY PROTEIN: tripartite motif-containing protein 16-like protein (The sequence of the model RefSeq protein was modified relative to this genomic sequence to represent the inferred CDS: deleted 2 bases in 2 codons), protein METLIIKNEENTEEKDVLCDSCIEIPCRAQKSCLTCLVSYCEAHLRPHLENQRFQNHRLVEPLQDIECLTCEEHRLPLELYCLTDGCELQKKQGEIMKTVSVAENAIGKLQSNTSSIESSVAGVRAVMEQQFSLLQGGVEEAQRGATDVLEGEQRQALSQAEGIRTHLGQKSLELKKTLARVERLFRNKTDVDFLQEYSEWKTGAVDVCLPGVYIGLTDRLASFSCLLTESTQELCDQLKATYRDKLKDICKTEKLGIIIMVHPKMSKSFSLPEPETRDDFLKHASSLTFDPDTVHKFLRLTEDNRKLTNTTPWQHSYPDTPERFEYWRQVMTSESLYLGRHYFETELSGEGVHVGLTYKSIDRKGVESGSCITGNDFSWSRGREGRSFSTWHADMEAVVEATSVFTRIAVYIDFDSGSLAFYGVTDAAMTLLYRYKAEFMEPLYPTVWLSKKDNVVLLVGPKDPPLMKSSTLPATPITLIATSAPVTPES, encoded by the exons ATGGAGACCCTCATCATCAAGAATGAAGAGAATACAGAAGAGA AGGATGTGCTGTGTGACTCCTGCATCGAGATCCCGTGCCGGGCCCAGAAGTCCTGCCTCACCTGCCTGGTGTCGTACTGCGAGGCCCACCTCAGACCCCACCTGGAGAACCAGAGGTTCCAGAACCACCGACTGGTGGAGCCCTTACAGGACATCGAATGTCTCACCTGCGAGGAGCACCGGCTACCGCTTGAACTATACTGCCTGACGGAcggctgtg AGCTGCAGAAGAAACAAGGGGAGATTATGAAGACTGTCTCAGTTGCGGAGAATGCCATTGGCAAGCTACAGAGCAACACTTCATCCATAGAG AGCTCTGTGGCAGGGGTACGTGCTGTGATGGAGCAGCAGTTCTCCCTGCTGCAG GGGGGCGTGGAAGAGGCCCAGAGGGGGGCCACAGATGTTCTGGAGGGGGAGCAGAGGCAGGCGCTCAGCCAGGCCGAGGGCATC AGAACCCACCTGGGGCAGAAGAGCCTAGAGCTGAAGAAGACCCTGGCCAGAGTGGAAAGACTCTTCAGGAACAAGACGGACGTGGACTTCCTGCAG GAATACTCAGAGTGGAAGACGGGGGCAGtggatgtctgtctgcctggggTCTACATTGGCCTCACAGATCGCCTGGCCTCCTTCAGCTGCCTGCTCACTGAGTCCACCCAGGAACTGTGTGACCAGCTCAAGGCTACCTACAGGGACAAACTGAAGGACATCTGCAAGACTG AGAAACTGGGCATTATAATCATGGTCCATCCCAAGATGTCAAAGTCTTTTTCACTGCCTGAGCCTGAGACACGAGATGACTTCCTCAAAC ATGCCAGCAGTCTGACCTTTGATCCAGACACTGTTCACAAGTTCCTGAGACTAACCGAAGACAACAGGAAGTTGACCAACACCACGCCCTGGCAGCACAGCTACCCAGACACGCCCGAACGCTTCGAGTACTGGCGCCAGGTGATGACCTCAGAGAGCCTCTACCTGGGCCGACACTACTTTGAGACAGAGCTGAGCGGGGAGGGCGTGCACGTGGGACTCACCTACAAGAGCATCGACCGGAAAGGCGTGGAGAGTGGCAGCTGCATCACAGGAAATGACTTCTCATGGAGCCGCGGAAGGGAGGGGCGGAGCTTTTCCACTTGGCATGCTGATATGGAGGCGGTCGTGGAAGCCACAAGTGTGTTCACAAGGATTGCAGTCTACATTGACTTTGACTCAGGCTCATTAGCTTTCTATGGTGTGACTGACGCCGCTATGACACTCCTCTACAGGTACAAGGCTGAGTTCATGGAGCCCTTGTATCCTACTGTCTGGCTCTCAAAGAAGGACAATGTGGTGTTATTGGTCGGCCCTAAGGACCCCCCACTAATGAAGAGCTCAACTCTGCCTGCCACCCCCATTACTCTCATAGCAACATCCGCTCCTGTCACTCCGGAATCATAA
- the LOC121551606 gene encoding protein amnionless encodes MPKTPAVFLLLGLCLFGAADALYKQWIPDTNYENKTNWDKGSMPCGNDIVQFSAQRKVSVYVETVHSVQEMRLPVDGEFILPSGGGFTVSNGGDPGCGAGVTAQFKDAESLQWFDPALWQAAASLDDLEKDRFLFSVHEESVPCQYDDVLFRAGSSFRVDTTSNQFSVPVQSVSVLGKKFSSSSEFTQYLGSLSGRLQFHGTSSPSVGVSGCDDASGCVCGNSANHERICGTVTCTPMSCKKPLYPTGHCCDVCGAIVTVQYSSGFNLESYWNRLQHLFLGLPSYQSIQLGMSKVLKSQYFLGVIPPAAAAAIQIVLLDGESGAVAEALARDILKDVQAQGSNLGITGAEFQASSGATSGDRAGGNTAVVVGAVFGVLIVVVGLPLLAVLFRRGVVKMPTMPTISIPSLSSLKRSQEDIGDFTDHGFENPIFDKPTMMPEVPGIYGSEAANSISLTQSGVHFVNPAYDENETSIDFTA; translated from the coding sequence ATGCCAAAAACACCAGCCGTGTTTCTTCTCCTCGGTCTCTGTCTGTTCGGGGCAGCTGACGCCCTGTACAAGCAGTGGATACCCGACACTAACTATGAAAACAAGACCAACTGGGACAAAGGGTCCATGCCCTGCGGCAACGACATAGTGCAGTTCTCGGCTCAGAGGAAAGTGTCTGTGTACGTGGAGACGGTCCACTCTGTCCAGGAGATGCGGCTACCAGTGGACGGGGAGTTCATCCTTCCCTCGGGGGGAGGCTTCACGGTCAGTAACGGAGGGGACCCCGGTTGCGGGGCGGGCGTCACCGCCCAGTTCAAAGATGCAGAGTCTCTGCAGTGGTTCGACCCGGCGCTGTGGCAGGCGGCGGCATCTTTAGACGACCTGGAGAAAGATCGCTTCCTGTTCTCGGTACACGAGGAGAGCGTGCCATGCCAGTACGACGACGTGTTGTTCCGCGCCGGCTCCTCGTTCCGCGTGGACACCACCTCCAACCAGTTCAGCGTCCCCGTCCAGAGTGTGTCCGTGCTGGGGAAGAAGTTCAGCAGCAGCTCGGAGTTTACCCAGTATCTCGGATCGCTCTCTGGCCGGCTGCAGTTCCACGGCACCTCGTCCCCCAGCGTCGGGGTTTCTGGCTGCGATGACGCCTCTGGCTGTGTCTGTGGGAACTCTGCGAATCACGAAAGGATCTGCGGCACCGTGACATGTACTCCTATGAGCTGTAAGAAGCCACTGTACCCCACGGGACACTGCTGCGACGTGTGCGGCGCCATCGTCACCGTCCAGTATTCctcaggcttcaacctggagtctTACTGGAATCGACTGCAGCACCTCTTCCTTGGTCTGCCCTCGTACCAGTCCATCCAGCTAGGCATGTCCAAGGTGCTCAAATCCCAGTATTTCCTCGGTGTGATCCCACCTGCGGCTGCCGCCGCGATCCAGATCGTGCTCCTGGATGGTGAGTCTGGTGCGGTGGCAGAGGCCCTGGCTCGGGACATACTGAAGGACGTCCAAGCCCAAGGCTCAAACCTGGGCATAACCGGGGCTGAGTTCCAGGCCTCCTCTGGGGCCACCAGTGGTGACAGGGCAGGTGGCAACACAGCAGTGGTGGTGGGAGCCGTGTTCGGGGTCCTGATAGTAGTTGTTGGTCTTCCCCTCCTGGCTGTCCTCTTCCGCAGAGGCGTCGTAAAAATGCCAACCATGCCCACAATCTCCATCCCTTCTCTGAGCAGCTTGAAGAGAAGTCAGGAGGATATCGGAGACTTCACAGACCACGGCTTTGAAAACCCTATCTTCGACAAGCCCACCATGATGCCCGAAGTACCAGGTATCTATGGGAGTGAAGCCGCCAACTCTATCTCCCTGACGCAGTCAGGTGTGCATTTTGTTAACCCTGCGTATGATGAGAACGAGACCTCAATCGATTTCACTGCCTGA
- the LOC123482641 gene encoding Golgi apparatus membrane protein TVP23 homolog B-like isoform X2 yields the protein MIKDSQEADAPLFGDDDDDAPTAVRQKKSEIKHPLATFFHLFFRTSAILVYLLCEILSSSFIVCMVTIILLLSCDFWTVKNVSGRLMVGLRWWNQVDEDGQSHWVFESRPATSRKVPTNSESRIFWLGLIVCPVLWGIFVFSTLFSFKFKWLAVVIMGVALQWANLYGYVRCKVGGKTNLRSMATNYLGNQFFKQAMAKQGP from the exons ATGATCAAG GATTCACAGGAGGCAGATGCTCCACTCTTTGGTGACGACGATGATGATGCCCCCACCGCCGTCAGACAGAAGAAATCAGAAATCAA GCATCCCCTGGCCACGTTCTTCCACCTCTTCTTTCGCACCAGTGCCATCCTAGTCTACCTACTGTGTGAAATCCTGAGCAGTAGTTTCATCGTCTGCATGGtcaccatcatcctcctcctttcATGTGACTTCTGGACAGTCAAG AATGTGTCTGGCAGGTTGATGGTGGGCCTCAGGTGGTGGAACCAGGTGGATGAGGATGGACAGAGTCACTGGGTGTTTGAGTCCAGACCA GCAACCAGTAGAAAAGTTCCGACCAACTCTGAATCACGGATCTTCTGGCTGGGTCTGATTGTGTGTCCTGTCCTCTGGGGCATCTTTGTGTTCAGTACTCTCTTCTCCTTCAAGTTTAAGTGGCTG GCAGTGGTGATCATGGGTGTGGCCTTGCAGTGGGCCAACCTGTACGGATATGTGCGATGCAAAGTAGGCGGGAAGACCAACTTGAGGAGCATGGCAACCAACTACCTTGGCAACCAGTTCTTCAAACAG GCAATGGCCAAACAGGGACCCTAG
- the LOC123482641 gene encoding Golgi apparatus membrane protein TVP23 homolog B-like isoform X1 gives MMRLDSQEADAPLFGDDDDDAPTAVRQKKSEIKHPLATFFHLFFRTSAILVYLLCEILSSSFIVCMVTIILLLSCDFWTVKNVSGRLMVGLRWWNQVDEDGQSHWVFESRPATSRKVPTNSESRIFWLGLIVCPVLWGIFVFSTLFSFKFKWLAVVIMGVALQWANLYGYVRCKVGGKTNLRSMATNYLGNQFFKQAMAKQGP, from the exons ATGATGAGACTG GATTCACAGGAGGCAGATGCTCCACTCTTTGGTGACGACGATGATGATGCCCCCACCGCCGTCAGACAGAAGAAATCAGAAATCAA GCATCCCCTGGCCACGTTCTTCCACCTCTTCTTTCGCACCAGTGCCATCCTAGTCTACCTACTGTGTGAAATCCTGAGCAGTAGTTTCATCGTCTGCATGGtcaccatcatcctcctcctttcATGTGACTTCTGGACAGTCAAG AATGTGTCTGGCAGGTTGATGGTGGGCCTCAGGTGGTGGAACCAGGTGGATGAGGATGGACAGAGTCACTGGGTGTTTGAGTCCAGACCA GCAACCAGTAGAAAAGTTCCGACCAACTCTGAATCACGGATCTTCTGGCTGGGTCTGATTGTGTGTCCTGTCCTCTGGGGCATCTTTGTGTTCAGTACTCTCTTCTCCTTCAAGTTTAAGTGGCTG GCAGTGGTGATCATGGGTGTGGCCTTGCAGTGGGCCAACCTGTACGGATATGTGCGATGCAAAGTAGGCGGGAAGACCAACTTGAGGAGCATGGCAACCAACTACCTTGGCAACCAGTTCTTCAAACAG GCAATGGCCAAACAGGGACCCTAG
- the LOC123482573 gene encoding exocyst complex component 7-like gives MTATEETSLWREKLGEKIKQDQDLLTFVSDTLKISDQLTKGMVSILSSFEGRLEHLENSAIPMHDSTQNLLQLKGTMQNTLFYLDDAISHYQAVRDTDKVIIQGPAGRLSDYLACVHRLKKAEEYFQQEDPDGPELNIDSTSHTFPSCKPKPPASTSYILPYFRPKPSSAFDIKAHYAKVRSNQLDCSMKGLKDHKSRNLLYPVLQSKHVYSAIKKNKKTGRDSILNIKIETYIACITAFLSLAKSEYTMVSKVFSLNCTNTFETLIQVALNQLIQSGENIVSSVRRACSHHDYTALVVMLPVLGRLLEEDKEFNTLLKVPYNTERTV, from the exons ATGACTGCGACAGAAGAAACATCTTTGTGGAGAGAGAAACTTGGGGAGAAGATCAAACAA GATCAAGATCTGCTGACATTCGTTAGTGACACCCTCAAAATAAGTGATCAGCTGACTAAAGGCATG GTGTCCATTCTCTCATCGTTCGAGGGCCGTCTGGAGCACCTGGAGAACTCGGCCATTCCCATGCATGACAGCACACAGAACCTACTGCAGCTGAAGGGGACAATGCAGAATACATTATTCTACCTGGACGATGCCATCAGCCATTACCAAGCCGTCCGAGACACAGACAAGGTCATCATACAGGG GCCTGCAGGAAGACTGTCTGACTATCTAGCATGTGTTCACCGACTCAAAAAAGCAGAGGAGTACTTTCAACAGGAAGACCCGGACGGGCCTGAGCTGAATAT AGACTCCACCTCCCATACCTTCCCATCCTGCAAACCCAAGCCCCCAGCTTCCACCTCCTACATCCTGCCATACTTcagacccaagcccagctcagcctTTG ATATCAAGGCCCACTACGCCAAGGTGCGCTCCAATCAGTTGGACTGCTCTATGAAGGGTTTGAAGGACCACAAGAGTAGGAACCTCCTCTACCCAGTGCTGCAGAGCAAGCACGTATATTCTGCCATCAAGAAGAACAAGAAAACAG GGAGGGACAGCATATTAAACATTAAGATTGAAACCTACATCGCCTGCATCACAGCCTTCTTGTCCCTGGCCAAGAGTGAATACACCATGGTGTCCAAAGTCTTCTCTCTGAACTGCACCAATACCTTTGAAACGCTCATCCAG GTGGCTCTGAACCAGCTGATCCAGAGTGGGGAGAACATCGTGTCCTCTGTCAGACGAGCCTGTTCACATCACGACTACACAGCCCTCGTCGTCATGTTACCTGTCCTGGGCCGTCTCCTGGAGGAGGACAAAGAGTTTAACACATTACTAAAGGTGCCATATAATACTGAGAGGACAGTTTGA